From Virgibacillus ihumii, the proteins below share one genomic window:
- a CDS encoding YegS/Rv2252/BmrU family lipid kinase → MKYEKALFVFNGNENDSKMQQNLAGTLPVLSAAVKELTVIQTMSIEDLKGTCVDFAPKVDLVIILGGDGTVHECINSIAPLEKRPVIAILPGGTCNDFSRMLNIPQNLSQAAAAIVNGEVKEIDVGNADKRYFLNFWGIGLVSETSLNISETQKQNFGVLSYFMSTLKTVNQAESFSYNITSDNENYEGKAVMVLVLNGKFVGTRQFPIPAISPADGLLDVLIIKESTIASLRELLSMNHPSTDAEQLKEIVHFQASSIQISTGKEMSVDMDGEVDGITPDKISILPDHIRMIHLPVTDKQMQP, encoded by the coding sequence ATGAAATATGAAAAGGCCCTGTTCGTTTTCAACGGTAATGAAAATGACTCCAAAATGCAGCAGAATCTGGCTGGAACATTGCCTGTTTTGTCCGCGGCTGTTAAGGAACTGACCGTTATTCAGACAATGTCTATTGAGGATTTGAAAGGTACTTGTGTGGACTTTGCACCAAAAGTTGATCTGGTAATCATTCTTGGCGGGGATGGTACCGTTCATGAATGTATTAATAGTATCGCTCCCCTAGAAAAACGTCCTGTTATCGCGATTCTTCCCGGGGGAACGTGTAATGATTTCAGCCGGATGCTTAACATACCGCAAAATTTGAGTCAGGCAGCCGCTGCAATTGTGAATGGTGAAGTAAAGGAAATTGATGTTGGAAATGCCGACAAGCGATATTTTCTTAATTTTTGGGGGATTGGTCTTGTTTCGGAAACATCGTTAAATATCAGTGAGACACAAAAACAGAATTTCGGGGTGCTCAGTTATTTTATGAGTACACTAAAAACGGTTAATCAGGCAGAATCGTTTTCATACAACATAACGAGCGATAACGAAAACTATGAGGGCAAAGCGGTTATGGTTCTTGTTTTAAATGGAAAATTTGTCGGAACCAGGCAGTTTCCAATTCCTGCGATAAGCCCGGCAGATGGACTGCTTGATGTGCTCATCATAAAGGAGTCGACAATTGCGTCATTACGAGAATTATTGTCAATGAACCATCCAAGTACTGACGCTGAGCAACTTAAGGAGATTGTCCATTTTCAGGCATCGTCTATCCAAATTTCAACTGGCAAGGAAATGAGTGTCGATATGGATGGAGAAGTCGATGGTATCACGCCTGATAAAATCAGTATACTTCCCGATCATATTCGGATGATACACCTTCCTGTGACCGACAAACAAATGCAGCCTTGA
- a CDS encoding NADH:flavin oxidoreductase/NADH oxidase, with protein sequence MSHLFSPLTIKDITLRNRIGVSPMCQYSSDDGLPNDWHLVHLGSRAVGGAGLVIAEASAVEPKGRISPEDLGIYSDKHTEAFKRITQFIKDQGAVPGIQLAHAGRKASTYAPWKQKEFGVNVPDDQGGWKVVAPSPVAFSENNRVPEEMSKADIQEVQEAFRQATARARDAGFEWVEFHAAHGYLAHSFYSPLSNQRTDEYGGSFENRIRFTVETVRLMLEEWPDNLPFTVRISSSDWEKGGWTMEDSIALSKRLKDEGVDLIDCSSGGNTPSPSIDVGPGYQISFAEKIRHEADIATAGVGLITDGMQADDHIRNGRCDIVLMARKMLRDPYFPKQAAHAVHQLESLDTPPQYERGW encoded by the coding sequence ATGTCACATCTTTTTTCTCCATTAACAATAAAGGATATAACACTGCGTAATCGGATTGGGGTCTCACCAATGTGTCAATACAGTTCAGATGACGGTCTGCCGAATGACTGGCATCTTGTTCATCTTGGTTCCCGCGCTGTTGGCGGTGCAGGGCTGGTGATTGCTGAAGCATCAGCTGTTGAACCAAAGGGACGTATTTCCCCAGAAGATTTGGGTATTTATTCGGACAAACATACAGAAGCTTTCAAGCGGATTACCCAGTTTATCAAAGACCAGGGGGCTGTACCAGGGATTCAGTTGGCACATGCTGGTAGAAAGGCGTCCACATATGCCCCGTGGAAACAGAAGGAATTTGGCGTTAATGTTCCTGATGACCAGGGCGGATGGAAAGTTGTCGCCCCAAGTCCTGTTGCTTTTTCCGAGAACAACCGCGTACCAGAGGAAATGTCAAAAGCAGACATTCAGGAGGTACAGGAGGCATTTCGACAGGCAACAGCCAGAGCCCGGGACGCAGGGTTCGAGTGGGTTGAATTTCATGCAGCACATGGTTATTTAGCACATAGTTTCTATTCACCACTAAGCAATCAGCGGACAGATGAGTATGGCGGCAGTTTTGAAAATCGGATCCGGTTTACAGTCGAAACAGTGCGATTAATGCTTGAAGAATGGCCGGATAACCTGCCATTTACTGTACGGATATCCAGTTCAGATTGGGAAAAGGGCGGCTGGACAATGGAAGATTCCATTGCGCTGTCCAAACGCTTAAAGGACGAAGGAGTGGACCTGATCGATTGCAGTTCCGGAGGCAATACGCCGAGTCCATCAATCGATGTCGGACCAGGTTATCAAATCTCTTTTGCGGAAAAAATCCGGCATGAAGCAGATATTGCAACAGCCGGTGTAGGCCTGATTACAGATGGGATGCAGGCAGATGACCATATCCGCAACGGGCGCTGTGACATCGTGCTGATGGCAAGAAAAATGCTGCGGGATCCATATTTCCCAAAACAAGCCGCACATGCTGTCCATCAGCTGGAAAGTCTGGACACACCGCCTCAGTATGAGCGCGGGTGGTAA